The following is a genomic window from Bombus fervidus isolate BK054 chromosome 15, iyBomFerv1, whole genome shotgun sequence.
AGTACACAACAAACTGAATAATTTAGTGTTTAAAATAGACGCAAGTTATGATTATGATTTCGTTATGTTATGTAAGTTTGATTTAGAGGAAACGAATTCCTCCACTTGTGTATACTCAATACACGTTTAGAAAAATGATTTGGTCCATTTTTGCTTTCAATATCTCACGTTAAGTATAGTGCAATATGTTCGATTTATTCGTAAAAGCTGTACACGcaattatgtattttcttaACTATTGagaatacaaaaaaatgtttcatataaaagTTCGACTTCGTGAGGGTAAGTTAGTAGGATATCTCGATACTGGTGGAAAGCACTTTACTTTATGCGATAACGCGAAACACTGTGTGATATTAGTACGGGATAGACGGGGTAGACAGCTGGATATGTGATGTGAGGAGAaacagaaatagaagaaataagtATAGAAGCAGGAAGCAGAGTACTAAAGTATCAAgacagaataaaaaaagaaacagagaatGTGCTActgaaaaaatacaaaagtgaGGTAAATAGAAGAGAATAGGAGGAAATAGATTTGAGGTAAATTAACATTAGAAATACCGACAGTTAagacgaagctatttctatcgAAACCAGTCAAAGTGACTGATCTTTAAAGAATtcgtgataaaataataataaattaataaatataaagatattctattatctttatatttattaatttattgcttTCTTACAAAAGGAATTCCATATTATGTAGTACGTTGTTGGTATTGTTAATCCATCTAGGACCATGACCCATAAGTGAGGGTtggcacatttataaaattgtaaaaccagtcatTTTGTCTGGTGTGGTAGTTTCAGTGTCAATGAAGAGATCGTATCATAAAGGAGGTGGAACAAACCACTGGCAAAGGAAGGTAAAAGAAGACAAGGGAAAGAGCAGAATAGATGAGTGGATTAACAAGTAGTGTAGGGAAAAGAAAGTAAGAGGAAGGAGGAACAAAATAAAGTCGAGGATCAACCTCGGCAAAGAAATACAAATAGAGTATGAATGGAATACAAAAATTGGATGACAGTAGAAAGAGCAAATTATATTGGACAACCTGGGCAGACCTTGGACACAAAGGAAAGGGCATAAAACTAAAACCACTATAGCAAGATTTAGATGCTGCAACGAATGGAGAGGCAACAGAtatagagaagaaaataacaaaaagataTGTAGAATCTGtgaagaaaaagaacagaCATAATAACATATGAGAGGAAAGAATGCAAAATAACAAGAACAATGAATAacaaagaagaaggaaaataagggaagaaaaggagagaaagagagagagagagagagagaagagaaggaaagaaataaattaaatagaattgtAAATGTTGCATATATGTAATAAGTAAAAAGCAAAACCATGTACTCCAAGAAGGGAATCATTGTCTTaagcgaaaagaaaagagaagatatTGTGATCTTTTTTTACATTCTTATTTCAGGAGATTTCAATGCCAATGCAACATTTTTAAGTGTAACATTGAACAATGTACGGATGGTGCAATGAATACTAATGCTAATACATTCTTTTTATACCCAATTCGATGCATCTTTTAATTCTCTACGTAAAGTTATAATAGTACTTGGGTTGCTTTTACGTTTGTTTGCTATGTATGTTCTTCTTGTTACTCGTACCATAAGTTtgacaatattaaaattgaaatatcttttaaactaaTCATTTTTTGACCCAAGTACCTTCACACCTTTTTTtgtaaagaattaaaagatgCATCGAATggtgtataaaaaaatgtatagttccatttaaaaaagttatattGGCATTGACCTCTCTTTAAATaagaatgtaaaaagaaattggaatatattattaagtttcaaTAATTAAAGAGATAACAGCGTGTACAGGAATAAACTGGACATAAGTATATGCATAATGAACAgtatatttattcgaaatttattggAAATGAAAATAGCGAATGAAGAGATATAATTACGTCAAATAAAATAGCAAACGAGTttacttgaaaataaaattgtttgtaaATAGCGTAAATACCAGGCTtactaatttgaaataaattaatattacaatttccaaataatttatttcttaaatattcgaTCGTTACAAATGATAGTGAAAACTAAAggataacaaataattatctttcgcgtataaaaaatatatttacctaTTTACCTCGTGTGAAATATTCGTTTTAGAAAGAACTCGAACTACTGAAACGTTTTATCAGATTGGAAAGTGTGAAAAGAAATAtgtcaaaaatatatacataaacgtACACATCAGAATCTTTTAGTAGAGATTCCAAATTCTACCACAGATAaacatcttttatattttctttctgatTAAGTCGAGtaacaaatacgaaatatacatGAAATGAAACAACAGATATTCAAATAACTTAcgttttttataattatacttttGACACTTGACAATTAATACTTTTGAAACTTGAAAGAGACTCGAAGGAAATCTGATAACATCGGGTAACAACGCTCTCGTATTTTTAGCcataatttattttgcttGCTTCTATCGATACGCGTTAAGATATAGGAGACCTACATTAGCAAAAGGTTAGAGACTAACAAAAAATAAAGGGTGGTGTATCTCATGATAGGCATCACTATGCTTCTTGGGGAAGTTTTAAAAGGGAAATGGAGACACAAGATGTTCGTAAATCTGTACACACGAGTCAGAGAGATTATGTGACTGGAAATAAGAGAGGAATGAagaatggaataaaattacgtaGGAAACTCTGTTTTCGAAAAAGTCAAGATTAAAAACTTGTCAAAGTATACGTGTATTTGGCTAATTGTAtctaataaataacgaaagtattcgaacgacATGGATAGggatttattaaaacaaattgcACTTTACTAGCATATACAATTACAGTGTTACGTCCAGTGCAACGCGTCTCGCTATTTATCTGCCATTTGCGGTTGTGTAGCAGAAAATGTTTTACACCGTAGTTTAATGGTGTCGAGCATACTATGGATGGGGATAAAAAAATTCCGAAAATACTTTGTTTTCACAACGAAACCAAGGTCACCTTGGAAAACACAAATCTTCCATGATATTGTAGAGCACTTTATGACAAATTAAAAAAGCATATTGCACGATACTGTCATTAACTCAATACCAGGTTTACGGTACACTTTAGTTTAATGCCTGTTCAAATTGCATACCATCTTCTGCAATAcaaaattttgcatttttgCAGAAGTTTGAATAACctactatttattattacagtaGCTGCATGTGCAACTCCACATGCCGTAtctagtaattttatttttctgaaatgtaaattgaatatttaaaatgaaatattatttccactACGACGAACCTAGTAttaagttaataaaaatatcatgctttttgaattttttgtaAAGTTCTATTCACAATCTCATGAAAAAAGCAAGATACGTTCCCATTTATTTTACCGAAGGTAATAGTGGTTTCGTTATGAATATAAAGTAttttcgaaacatttttactCGTAGACATTCGTAGTATGCTCGATAGCATTGAACCAAGGTTCAAAATATGTTCTGATGGCAAACGGCGGAAAAATCGCGATAAAATCGAGTCGTGTTACGCGAGACACTCTACGTTCATTAAACTAATTACACAAGGCTAAAGAAAGATACAAGAACATGTAAATAAATTGACTGCTGCAACTAATTGTATGtaaatagaaatacgtaaatataaataattttgtgacAATGTACGTTTCTAGTTTGTTTGGTAAGCGAGATGAGACAAGTTCCTCACTGATTATGTTTGTACAGCTTGCTTGGTCTTATTTGGCGAATTTTTCGACACGTACCAAGTTTGCATTTTCTCTAACTACGTTCAGCGGCCTGTTTGAACCATGGGATGCGTCACGTAATAAACACGAGGACGAACGATAGCGTGAGCGGGATTAATTACTAGCGGgattaaattgatttaaacGCCGCCGTGCGTACTTTATCCTCCTTTATTGAAATGTatacttatttaaaaaaattccaattaatcttactaaataaataacaatcaAGAATATATCCATTAGCTCGTTACCTCAAACGACAGACAAGCTTTATTATGTATGTGAGAAAAGTAAGAAGAACttgaaaattgttgaaaatgtaACTTCGTTCTTTGACACGTTTACACGATTCTCGCGATATCACACCCTGAAGCTCTAAACTataatcgaatttttcttttctcttttcgtgCGTTTCCCGAGTATCGCCAAAAGCAAAAAGCAATTGATCACGTCGAAATCCGAATTCCATGTGGATGATTGGTAGATTACGTTCACGGGTAAACCTGCAATAAGAACATCGACGTATCAAGGTCGAGAGACGGGGAACGATAGGTTTGTCACGAGTCGCTGCTTCGTTGAGTTCACTTACCAGTCGTTGGAGAACCAACTAAGCAGGCAGAGGACGAACCATAAAGTAGGGGTAAGTAACAAAAAACACGAGAAAACGAGTAGGAAGAGGGAGAagcggaagaagaagaagaagaagaacaaaaaGTGGTGGTAGAGTATTAGCGGAGTGGTAGTTAGAAAGAAAAGACGGAGCAAGAGGCGGGAGGAACGACAACTgaataagagaaagagaagtaaAAGAGAGGGGTGATAGTTCAATCGACAGTGGGTTCGATTCTTCAAACGAAACGAGGCAGTGGCAGAGAAAAGTGTGCGCGGCGATCAAAGGAAACGCTCGATTTTTAAGCGAATCGAACGACTCGATTCTGACTTGGTGAGATCGGTTCGCGGGAGAGTGAACGAGAATACGCGgcaaatacaataataatcatCCGACGATATACCGTACGAGCTGTATTACGGTGATTGAAGAATCAACGGTGATTAGAGATCCCGTTCATCTTCGAATGTACGCGTTCATTGTCCGGCCACGCGATATCCAATCGAACGATTTCAATTCGTATACGTACGATATATCGATCTTCAACGTCCCAAATGTTTGCCCATTTATTCATATTCGTTatcatgaatattaaaaatcaatatatacatatatataacaattaacAAAACGTGTCTTAACGTACCAACAAAATTCATAGAGCCAACGTTTCTACCATAATACTTTATACTTAAGGGGTGTATGCAGACATAGCTATGAAGCCAGCTAAAAACTTTCCATTTTTGTCATTTgtgttacatatttttatataatatgcgtatgtttatgcatttgttatttatggaaaatcgATGATCGACGGTTGCACAGGTGCATAGAAagcatttaatataaaaaaatgtttgtataataatattcgttataacatttaataagTGAAATCAACGTCCTTCTGTTTCTTTAGctgtgttcataaaaatataaatctgcgTGTAAACATCTGAAATTCTAATGATAAGGAACCAAGTATGACacatttaaaattgtattaagaTTTTTTCCAAAGCTTCTGCCGATCAAATATCTTTCTtccaattaatattttgcttATCAACTCTTATCTATGATATTGTGCACTCTGCTTTTGAGAGACAACAACAGCTTTTGAGCTGCGGAAATGACTCACATTGTCATTAAAATATGCGTATTATATGTGTCGtatgaaatatttggaaattttgttaatactaCGTAATGAGACTTAACTGTCGTCATTATGTGCTGCAGTACCTCATAACCATAGAACAAGCCAAaagcttttaatttttatattgggtgatatatatttttatacagtgGCTATGAAAAAATACTCGCATACCATTGTAGTTATAATAGTATTTacgtactaattaattagaaccaagtatattaagttatacatCACTCGGTAGCATTTTCACGTGATTATAGAAGTTTGATACCATGGAAATGTAATATGAGATATGATAGAGaaaaatctattaaaaaattagcatACGTGAAAATGCTTTTTATAGATACTCTATTTTAACGCGATAAGGAAGTATTCAGATACTATTTACACTTTACATCCACAAAACATATAGAATATACgttgagaagaaaaatatgatgTAAAACTATCATTGTTATACGCGTGTGTGATTATcatgattattttaaataagataATGTTCGAAACAGATTTGAATACGTACTACATTATAGAAGTTGCAGGATATTCAGTACAAGTATGCATTTTCCAAAGATCACAAAACCATTGAAACAATCAATTGTtcactataataaaaagtcttgATATATTTAAGATTACTATTAACAACTCACGTTGTGTgctaattttttcataaacatATGTTTGCAGTAAATGTCTCGTAATTTccactatactatactactatatatatagtatatagcatagtatatatataatatatactacatataatatattatatttttaatatatcatattttatatatgcagtagtatagtatagtggAAATTACGAGACATTTACTGCAAACATatgtttatgaaaaaattagcACACAATGTGAATCtagaatatgtaataaataaatatatatatataatccaatatatatgtatataatatatataatataatatatatgtatataataataaatataatatatatgtatatatatatagtatatttcgAGATTGCTTTCAGATTTTACCGATATAATCATAACGATCGCCTCGTCACAGCGCtagcgaaatttcaaaatatcttaTCTGACAGACATAACATATACAGGGAAGTTTTCGAtggtaaatattcaaatattttgatgAACAACCACTCGTAGCTTATTGTGTGCATTCCATGCATTTTTGCTCCTTAAAATCTTCTTcgacgaataaataaaaattcacattGTAATAGTGATAATAATACTCGACTTAGGATCTCATTTTGTCTTTGGTTCCTGATTTCTCACGGCCATGCGATTTCGCGATATCGGTGCAATCGTATAAGCTACTATAAAGTATAAGCTCAGTATGTTGATTCTTCTGGAATTCATGGCTTGTTGCCGTTTCGGTACCAGTCAAGAGGCAAACTTTGAGATAAAAGAACCGATAAAAAGGCATTCTTATACATTCTGCACTGGTAAAAGTAGGAAAAAATCGATCCAAGAGAACACACACGTACAGCATCGCTGCGTATTGAattacttcttcttcttcttcgttagaAACATCTTTTTAGACATAATAATTTGCTATTGTTTATTTCTactgaaaataaattctacaaTTTAAGGGTTCTTCGTGTTTCGATCGTGTTTTTAACACTCTGCGGACCTCCACACTTCATGCAGTatactataaaaatgttaaatactgTTAAATAAAACAGTAAGAAAAGCAATGGATGctataaacgaaatattatgaaaatctttttacattacatGCTTgaataatactataataataatattatatgccataattaaatattaaaaaatattataataatagtaaatattgCTCGCTTTGAACTTTTTTCAATCGCTTCAAAAACACCGGGGAATTCAGGCTATATGCTTGTCAGAGCAGCCGGTCTTCAGAGTGTTTAACAGTAAATACACGATCGTCCATAAGTATGTGGATATTTTGGTCAATTGACCTTGATTGTAACTAAGAATATACGAATTAATGACAGACTAATCAAAATTAATACTGATTGTTAGTATCTTCTTGTGGAATTAGGAATATCTTGTgtatcataaaaaattttaattgtctATCTAAAACCTTGCCAATGGTAcattcaaattaaataaatcatttgcACCTTACAATCTGTTTTAAATACACGACGCCTATATAATGTTGTCAAGTATAATGAACTCCTTCAATCAGAAAAAACTGGCtgattgatatttataaatgccAGTCTTCTTCGTCgcgtttaaattttctatgaatgcataaatattcacagTCTGGTCGTTATTGACATTTACTTTCAAAAGTATAAGTGTATTTTTGTTCTATAGATGATTCGGTTAAAAGGTTAATGGAACGTGGTTTAATTGCGAACGCTTCGAAACCGTACAGACTTGATATAACTGGTTAATTGCTGCACAGTTGTAAACACGAATATTCATTTTTGTCTCGACCATCGTTTTAATACAACGATGCCAACAACCGATTCAAACATTGAAAGGAAAGGCGCAAAACGTGCAGTTGTGCACTGCGTCGATACTGTGtagtacaatattttttaaatttttcaaatggcAATCGAACCATATTTTAACTTGGCCAAAACAACATAATAACTAGAcggcgaatatttatgcaaacgaatatttttataaacacaaCTAAAGAGGTAGAACATACACGAACAACGGTTACAAAATTTGTTCTTGTATATTCTTAGGGGTATATTCTTAAACTTCTAAAGTCAAATTCAGGACCAGTACAAGTATTTTGTTTGTTgacatacatttttttacatgCGAAATAGCAACAGGACAATATGTCGATTGTAGTTCCGTTGAAATAGCACAATACCAGAAAGCACGGAATTGAATCCGTTTGAAGACGCGAATACGCAATAGCGTAGAAAAAGAAACTTCAACGGCGAACACCGTAAAATGGACGACATGGTTAGGATGACCCATCGTGCGAGACCTTTCAGGTCAATCTCGTTCGGTGTCGCTTGTTAGTGAAATTACTTAGCCCGTAATCCGAGCATGTGGTATAAAAGAAGGGAACACAGAGAAGGACTGAGGTAGTGACAGAAGAATGACCAATTGCGGAACTACTTGTATCGTTTCGACATTGTATTAACGATCATAGAAAAACAATGCAATACAATACGCTCGTCTTGAATTTTGCTATCTCCCATGTTAACTCAATGTAGTGAATTAATTCATAAAGCGAGCGCTTCGAGTGATCCGCGATAAGTCTTTCGACACCTTCTgaatttcttgttttatttgaatttcttgTCTGGCTAGGTACATGGCTTTTGGCTGGACAAAGGACGATGGCGTCACAGACCGATGATCCGTATCCGGAAATCATCGATTCCACCAACAGAAGGTACGCATCGGATTGACAATCGATCATAGTTTATCGTTTATTATGCAAAAGGCAGAAAAAGGGGTGAAGTACGTTTgtgataaaataatgaaatcatCGTATTATTTCTAAGAGTAGGTCTTCGAGCAAATATGATATCTAAATATCACTAGAGCAACTAAAAGTCACTATTTCCTTTCTCAATAATCTGGATAATACATTGAAGATCTTGTTTGTTTTgttgtcttttctttttcgtatcAAATCATCATTCAGACCGATTGAactttatcatatattttatatcaacatATAGGATCGTTCACGAGTCGCCTGCCATGTTTGAGCTGATTTTAACGGTTTAAATAATGGTTTAAACAACAATTAATCAATGTGAAAAGGCTTCAAAAGTACCTTTGTATTTCTTAAGTAGCactatacatgtacatataatatttttcttatcacATTCTTAATCTGTGAAAGAAAGCAGATTCCAGAAcattatcaaaaataataataaatttaaaaaatacaaaataacacTGTTCTTATGGGAACTTCTTCAAATCTCTTTTCATATCAacaataattgtttatttaagGAACTGTTGTTTAAACTATTAGATTCGGTTCAAACTTTTTGAGCCGtagattataaataaaaaatacatggGAAACTTAAATCGATTTGATAtgatacaaatacaaaatataaattcaatcaAGATCTTCACTTCTTATATCCttcttatattctatattatatatatagaaaataataacttttaattacCATAGTACTATATTGCTTTTGGCTAAACTTGTTATCAGCTGTAGTAATGTTCTTTTTCAATCTTCTTTTCCCATTCTCATTACTAGCCATCTCTTCAGTCATTGGTGTTATCCTTTCAGAATGACAGACGGGTTTGCAAGATTGTTGATACAATTCCTTTCAATTTACTGGAGATCGTTCGTGATCGTACTATGGCCACTGATTCTGTTTCCTATCGTTATGGTCAAGACTACCGAGGTTCGTCCCAAgatagctttcctttaaattaGTTATACAATTGTTCTAtcattattgtaattttctcCTGTTTTTGTCTTACTGTTTTCTcctctttaattttataatttattctcgTGTAACTCTTTGTCATTCGTTTTTTACTCTCATTCTGATTCTTAATAATTCAAAGCTATCATAATATTCTATACATCgcatataaatatctttaaaatcgttaaatcataaacgtagaaatacataacaTAAGAATTCCGCACATATGTAATTCATAACACCAtctcttttcaattttcagaAAGTGACTGTTTACAGTCCTTTCAGAACGTTAATGATTGGTTTGTCCATTATGAAATCGAAATTGTGACAAACATGTAacgttaaaacatattataatatgttgTCTTGTTAACGCTATCCCttgtatattgaaaattaaataataactcTCACAATTCTTAATTCGTGTCTTTACTTTTAGTGTAATCAGTATTCagtaatctttttttttatactatcTTCTTTTCCATAGTTTAGAGTTTTACTTTCTTCTACTGCtctattattatcttttactCTTTCTCTTATTATTGTTGTATTATGTTCCATCTTTCACTTTCTTTTCCTATTTCAATAAAAGTACTCTATGTATCATTGGAAATACAAAAAACCTGCTGTTACTATACTGACAAAGAGCAAATACATTTCAATTGTACATTCCCCAACTCAAAAAGATCTGACTGTTAAAgcgttaatttttctttactttatcCACTTTATCCATTTCCATCTATactctttctattttatattccctattttctacctttttctttctagTTTTCTTGTGATCGTTCGTCCATTCGTGCATTTGTTGTCTCGCATTGTCATACGTAAAGAATTACGTGTCAATTGAACGCAGGTAATAGCGATGCGATGCCTATACGTGGTTGGTTTGATGGGAATGTTTTGGATGACCGAGGTGCTTCCCTTACCAATCACAGGTTTAATTCCTGTCGTTCTCTATCCACTGATGGGTATAATGAATACCGCCGATACCTGTAACTGCTATATGAACGATACCACGATGATGTTTATCGGTAGCATGGTGATTGCGATCGTTATTGAAAACTCTGGCCTGCATATGCGCATCGCGCTACTGATCATTAAAATGATCGGCTGTAGTCATCGAAGGTAATTCAGGATGGCTATAAATGCCAAAAAGTATTTAATAGTCTTTCGTTTGCTCACCATCTTCTACTTCCTTATCGGTAGACTGCGGATGGAATTACTTTTTACATTCCACTTCTTTGATTCTATCAATCTACTcatcattttttatatcatgTAACGAGTctgaattttctaaatttctctcaatgaaatttatatcgaaGTACTCGAAATGGCAATATACAATAGCtaatttgtcattttttttttgcagataatttttacgattttaaattgtttcgcatgattatataattttacataattctCAATTCTACTATCTTGCATAAGTACATAATTCCGAACGATCAATCATTCCCCTCATTGACTCGATTATCACGTTTTACATGAAACCAACAGATAGGGTTCTAATACATATCTATGAACAAGAGTGTATGTTCATGCCATAAAATATGCATATTATGCAATCTACAGATTAACACTGGGCTTGTTCTGTGTAACCATGTTTCTGTCGATGTGGATTTCAAATACCGCTGCCACGACTATGATGTTACCCATTGTCGAAACTGTTCTATTAGAACTTGAAGCAGTAAGCAATCAAATATACTTAATCCACTGTCAGCAAGCATCTTCTATATTgaactttattcttttttctttggatTTTCAGCAAGGTTTGGGTAATATGTTTattcaagaagaaaataacTGTGGAGGCGAAGAGGGTACGGAACCGTACGTAGTCACAAACTCAACAATTGATAAGTTTCTTTAATAGAATCAATAAGACTAAATCAAATGACCGTGTCAACTGCactttatcaaatatttgttgCTGTTACATATTCTTACTCGGGTGGGGAATAATGTGCTGCAGTGATAGCTGTGTACTATTGGTACTCATTGATTGTTGACAATTGTTTGCCTAAATAGTGGTTAATAATAAAGATGAATGCAAAGACATTTCTGATAAAACTAATGATATCTATTCtgaggaagaaaaaattaaatttcattaataataaaagtgtTAATGCATTTAAacacgaaaaaagaagaaagatagggaagaaaagaataaatgaCAAAAAAACAACAAACTTCTTCGCTATTGACATTCAACGCTTATTACTGTAATTTTCCTCTGTATTAATTGTAGGACGAAGAAACCGACTCGTGTCACGATGGTTTACTATCTCGTAACGTCATATGCTTCCAGTCTCGGAGGCATTGGCACGTTGGTTGGAACAGGCACCAACTTGACGTTAAAAGGATTCTTCGAAAAGTAAGCCCTCTCGATGAACGACCCACTTTCAAAGCACCCACCGAATTGTCTATTCATCTATCAACCGACCGTTCGTAAACTATGAAATGATTAACTGtaatgagaaagaaagagaaacaatcGTTCATTTATGTTGCAGACGATTCCCAAACAGTTCAGGTATTAGTCTAACATCTTGGATGCTTTATTCTGTCCCACCGATGCTTCTGATGGGCTTCCTCACGTGGCTTTGGCTTCAAGTTATGTACATGGGAATGTTCAGACCAAATAGCAAAGATGCACAAGCTATTGATATCGGCTCGCAAGGAGAGAAGGTTGCAGCGACCGTGAtcgaaaaaaaatacaaagaactCGGCCC
Proteins encoded in this region:
- the LOC139995154 gene encoding protein I'm not dead yet-like; its protein translation is MASQTDDPYPEIIDSTNRRMTDGFARLLIQFLSIYWRSFVIVLWPLILFPIVMVKTTEVIAMRCLYVVGLMGMFWMTEVLPLPITGLIPVVLYPLMGIMNTADTCNCYMNDTTMMFIGSMVIAIVIENSGLHMRIALLIIKMIGCSHRRLTLGLFCVTMFLSMWISNTAATTMMLPIVETVLLELEAQGLGNMFIQEENNCGGEEGTEPTKKPTRVTMVYYLVTSYASSLGGIGTLVGTGTNLTLKGFFEKRFPNSSGISLTSWMLYSVPPMLLMGFLTWLWLQVMYMGMFRPNSKDAQAIDIGSQGEKVAATVIEKKYKELGPITWHESAVGILFFAVVLLWFFRNPGFIRGWPSYLTDLNVKDSTTAACVTILFFVLPSKLDFLRSFDPNPVNRPTKPSPSMISWKMINQRMHWSLILVLGGGFAISAGSTSSKLSSILGNALIALQSIHPFAILFIVCMFVEMVTELTSNVAVANIILPVLAEMCVALRIHPLYLMMPASLCCSFSFHLPVGTPPNAIATAAGHIKTRDIALAGIGPSVITLLVTTFAFSTWGTYIFNLSEFPDWAT